In the Drosophila virilis strain 15010-1051.87 chromosome 4, Dvir_AGI_RSII-ME, whole genome shotgun sequence genome, aatttatttaatataactaaAATCCTAAACAAGCCAGTTGGACAAACAAAAGACTAAGCTTAAACACTCAGGCACGCTTGATTGGGACTttgataatattatttattcaatttctaGCTCAACTAGAACTAATATGTATGCTATGCACTTTCTATGTCTATGAAAAACTTTGTAAGCCATGCGTTTTCGGTTTGAATGGCAACTGGTCTCTATTTTGACTTGAGCGAACTAGTTCAATGCCGAAGACGATGTCCAAGCATAGGCACAGCTTTATCCACCCAACTTCACtgtaaagtttatttattgtgcttCTGCATTGGCAGTTATTCAAGTAGTTGTCAACATGAGCTCCATAACATGCGAATCGACGGCGTCACTTTTGGTCGGCTGTCGGCTGCGTGTGCGCATGCGAAAAACTGGCAAATGGAAACTGGCTGAGATTGTGGGCATCAAGGCGTTGGGTGAAAAGCGGCAGTACTATGTACACTACCATGATTTTAATAAGAGACTGGACGAATGGGTCACCGACGAGGATCTGGACTTAAGTACAGTTCAGTTTGCTCGCCGGGCCAGCCACCAAGTCGGTACTGGGTCGGGTGTCGAGATTTCTAAATTTCATTCGTGGCCGATCGCCAAGGAGGGACTGTTCAAGGTGCCACAACAACCTGATGTTGGCAATCCGCCCAACAAGGGTGGAGCGTCGCAAAGGCGCAGCAGTCGAAAGCACTTGGTGGGCAACGAAGGAATCGCACAGGTTGCAGCAGGTGGCAACGAGTATGGAACGCAAGCTGGCACGAAGCCAAAGACGAGATCGGGTTGCAGTACGTTAAGGCATCAACATAATGTGGTGGCTCGCATGAAGAATGTTGAAATAATTGAGTTGGGTCGATATCGCATTAAACCCTGGTATTTCTCGCCATACCCCGAGGAGCTCTGTTTAATGGATTGCATCTATTTATGCGAGTTCTGTTTGAAGTATTGCAAGAGTCGTGTGTGCCTCGGACGGCACTTAATCAAATGCACTTTGAAGCATCCACCTGGCAATGAGATTTATCGCAAGGATTCAATATCTTTCTTCGAGATCGATGGTCGCAAGAACAAGGTGTATGCACAGAATTTATGCCTGTTGGCTAAATTGTTTCTGGACCACAAGGTGCTCGACTTTGACACCGAGCCGTTTCTGTTCTATGTGATGACAGAGTTTGACTCGCGCGGTTTTCACATTGTCGGCTACTTCTCCAAGGAGAAGATCAGCGTCGAAGACTACAATCTGGCCTGCCTGTTGACACTTCCACCGTATCAGCGGAAGGGCTACGGCAAGCTACTCATTGAGTTCAGCTACGAACTGTCCAAATATGAGGGCAAGACCGGCACCCCAGAGAAGCCTCTCTCCGATTTGGGTCTGCTGTCGTATCGGTCATTTTGGGCGCAGGCTATACTCGAGCAGCTGGTCAACCAGAAGGCAGGAGCGGATGGCGAGCGACCCTCTATAACAATCAATGATATTTCCGAGCGTACTAGCATTAAAAGGGATGATGTTATCTACACATTGAAGAGGCTTAACCTAGTGACCTACTGTAAGGGTCAGCATATAGTCTGCATCAATCAAAATACTATCGATCAGCACAGGGCCGCAAT is a window encoding:
- the LOC6629214 gene encoding histone acetyltransferase Tip60 encodes the protein MSSITCESTASLLVGCRLRVRMRKTGKWKLAEIVGIKALGEKRQYYVHYHDFNKRLDEWVTDEDLDLSTVQFARRASHQVGTGSGVEISKFHSWPIAKEGLFKVPQQPDVGNPPNKGGASQRRSSRKHLVGNEGIAQVAAGGNEYGTQAGTKPKTRSGCSTLRHQHNVVARMKNVEIIELGRYRIKPWYFSPYPEELCLMDCIYLCEFCLKYCKSRVCLGRHLIKCTLKHPPGNEIYRKDSISFFEIDGRKNKVYAQNLCLLAKLFLDHKVLDFDTEPFLFYVMTEFDSRGFHIVGYFSKEKISVEDYNLACLLTLPPYQRKGYGKLLIEFSYELSKYEGKTGTPEKPLSDLGLLSYRSFWAQAILEQLVNQKAGADGERPSITINDISERTSIKRDDVIYTLKRLNLVTYCKGQHIVCINQNTIDQHRAAMEKRKISIDSKCLQWSPKDWSKSLNRLC